The following is a genomic window from Pan paniscus chromosome 18, NHGRI_mPanPan1-v2.0_pri, whole genome shotgun sequence.
AGGACGGGCTGAGTCTAAGATTCACACACAGGCAGCCCAACACCAGAATGGCCCCGACAGTTCCCCACGGCGCCCAAGTCGGAGGCTTCTCACCGCAGCCAGCTCTGCCTCGGGAACGGACAGACCGTGCAGCAGTGGGACGGAGGAAGGTTCCGGAACAGAGCCCGCACACGGCACAGTCACGACGTCGAGGCAACGCTGCGGCCTGCAAAGCTGGTGTTGGGACAGTCGGACACCCGGACACCCACATACCACAAGGGGAACCTCAATCCGAGCTTCACACCCCACAGGGAAGGTTACTCAAGCGGACCCCAGACCAAAACGCAAAACATCGCAGAGGAAAATCTTTGTGGCTTTGGATTCAGGAAtgaattcttagatatgacaccaaaaacaccgCTGTAAAAATAACCAGTCAGTGTCTCCTCCTCCAAATTCAGAACATCTCTGAGACACCACGTGAAGAGGGGGTGAAAACATACGTCACAAACTAGGAAAAAGGCGAACACGTCGCAAATAAAGGGTTTGTATCCTGAAGACACGAAGAACCCTCACACTCCATGAGAAAGCAACCAGCCCATGGCCTCTCAGGGCCTCCGAGGTTGGAAGGCCGAAGTGGGGGCTGGAATGGCCACGGGCCCTGCAGCCTTCCCAGCAGGTGCCAGCCGTGGGATAAGGACAGACGTCGTTGGCGAAACACGTCTTGACTCGGCCTCCCCGTGCTGGGCCTGATGTGCGAAGCCTCGCGCCCAGAATCACAGAACCCCATGTGGGGGACAACGGGCGGGGGGCTCCCGGGTCCCGCCACTGAGCTGCGGTAAACGGGGTGCCGCAGGGAGACTGCACCGAGGCCCGGCCCCGTCGTCGGCTGTCCTTACCTCACCAGCCCCGTGTCAGGTCTCACCCCCTCGCCGTGTCCGCGCACCCCACCTGACTGGCCCCACATTCCCCGGCTGCACACACACCCGTCCCCCCACTCACCCATTCCCCCACTCACCCGTCCTCCCAGCGCTCTTCCGCGGTCTCCTCGGCCACCAGGATGTCGTACTCCTCAGCCGCGTACTTCTCCCAGTCCGAGAGCTCGGGGCCGCCGCTGTCACCGTCCTGGAGGAAGCACACGGGTTACGTACACGGCGTGGCGCAGCCCAGCCCGCGTGCCCGCCGCACTCACCCTGAGCAGGGAGATCTGCTCTTTCTGCTCGTGGTCGAGGTACTTCTCGATGTTGAAGAAGGTGTCGAAGAAGACGTTGGCCAGCTTGCAGCGCTTCAGGTCCTGCAGCATGATCTTCCCTGCGAGGAGGGGAGTGCGTCCAAGGCGCGTGAGCCCGGCCTCACCTTCGGGGCTTGGGTGTGGGGTGCGTGCATCCTGTCACACGTGCTTAAGGATGCGGCACGAAGCTCCGGGCTCTCACGCCACGTGTTTGACGTGAAAGGCGGACACACGAGTGTCCTGGTTCTGGGTGGGGACTGAGGCGTGGGAGGCCGTGATGCGGAGGCGGCTAGGGGCCACCGGTGCCCCAAGGACGCGTGGACTGGGACGTGGCACAGGGAGGCGCGGCCAACAGGGGCGCCCCTGGATCTGAAATTACAGAGAACGGAGCTCCCTGTGCAGGCAGAGACCAGAGGGTGTCCTGGGGACACTGAGCAGCAGGAGCCCCACggccagggaggggcagggctgcAGGGCGGTGCCCGGGCCTCAGAGCCATTTCCAAAGTGAAAGTCCCGgagctgaaatctgaaatgcagaAGGAAGCCAGGCGGCGTGGACAGTGGGGCTCCCCTTTGCCTTAGAGGGCacgggggtgggtgggaggagctGGGTCGATGATGCAGAGGGAacaggggtgaggggaggagcCGGGGGGGGGTGAAAGGGGAGGAGCCGGggggggtgagaggggaggagccgggggggtgagaggggaggagccgggggggtgagaggggaggagccgggggggtgagaggggaggagccgggggggggtgagaggggaggagccgggggggtgagaggggaggagccggggaggggtgagaggggaggagccggggaggggtgagaggggaggagccggggaggggtgagaggggaggagccggggaggggtgagaggggaggagccggggaggggtgagaggggaggagccggggaggggtgagaggggaggagccggggaggggtgagaggggaggagccgggagggtgagaggggaggagccagagaggtgagaggggaggagacgggagggtgggggtgagagaggaggagacgggggggtgggggtgagagaggaggagacgggggggtgggggtgagaggggaggagacggggggtgggggtgagaggggaggagacgggggggtgggggtgagaggggaggagacgggggggtgggggtgagaggggaggagacgggggatgggggtggggtgagagTGGAGGACCGCCTTGTGCGGCAACAGCACGAACATGGCAACTGCTCCCTCAGCCCAGTGCCGACGTCCCCAGTGAGCTCCGGCCCTAGGTTCTCCAGGTCACCCTCGGGGGTTGTTGACGCCCCGAATAGGAGTTTCTTGCGGCCCTTTCCCAGTGTCCCCTCGCAGCAGGGACAGCGCCTCACAGGGACGTCCCCTCACCCTGGGCCGTCCTCCCTCCTGTCCGTCCCCTCACCCTGGACCGTCCTCTCGCCCGTCCGTCCCTTCACCCTGGGCCGTCCTCTCGCCCGTCCGTCCCCTCACCCTGGGCCGTGCCCTCACGGGGCATCACCTTCAGTCCTCGGCTTGACCAGGTCCAGCATCTGGCAGAGGCAGTCCTGGAAGGGCAGGGCCTCGATGGCCATGCTGTCCAGCCTTCGGCACTGCTCCTCATAGAAGTACTCGAGCTCGAACATGGACAGGGCGCCATCCCCGTCCAGGTCCATGCAGCGGAACCAGTACTCGATGCTGCAGCACGGCGAGCTCTGTcagcccctgccctgggcccTCCCAGCCCGTGACCTGCAGCCCCCTGGGGCAGCCCCCAACCGGGCGCGCACACGTTCCCCCTGTGCCTTGCAGCCCCCACCGGGCACGCACGCGTCCCCGTCCCCTGCAGCCCCCGGGGCAGCCCCCAACCGGGCGCGCACACGTTCCCCCTGTGCCTTGCAGCCCCCGGGGCAGCCCCCAAGCGGGCGCGCACACGTTCCCCCTGTGCCTTGCAGCCCCCACCGGGCGCGCACGCGTCCCCGTCCCCTGCAGCCCCCACCGGGCGTGCACGCGTCCCCCTGTGCCGTGCAGCCCCCAGCAGGCGTGCAGGCATCCGCCTGGGGACACATGTCACATGGGTGGCTCCCGGCCCCTCCACCGGGACAAACGCACGCCGCAGCAGGAACCCACCTGGTCGGTGTTTTTTTGTCTTCCTCAGACATCAAAAACCAGACAAAGTCGGCATAGCTGATCTTCCCTTCCTTCTGCACTTTTCTGCCTCTAGATCCAAAGCCAGGATGGAGAGACGAAGATGCATGTCAGGGAGAGCTTCACAGGAACGGAGCCCCTGCCCACGCGCCTTGGTGAGGGGAGCCCCCCGGGCCAGGCCgtcctcctgcccctcctcctgcccctccagggaggaggtggaggcCCCATGGCCAGAGGGTTTCCCCCAGATCCAGGCGGGGTCAGGAGTGCACCTTCGTTACTGCTCACTCAGGCCCAGCGCCCGACAAGAACCCCCGACCTGGGGCCTGGGCCACCCCCTTCCTCAGACCTCACGTGACAGAGTCTTGTGCCACCCCCCCCACTAGGGTTTCACGTGACAGAGACACGTGCCCCCCTCCTCAGGGCCTGGGGTGACAGCCACTCGCTGTGGGGACACGAAAAGCTCATGTCAGGCAACGATGAGGAGAGGGACCCGGGTCCTCGCAGGGGCAATGGCTGCCGTCAGGCGCCTGAGCCGTACGTACCGTGTGACTGCTCCTGAGAAGATCTTGTCGATCATCTTGGTAGAAATGGCTGGAAAGGAATGGGGTTGATGGGCAGCCCGCACCGTGCCTCGGCCCCGACGTCACCACCCCCCAGAGCCGAGACTGGATGCGGTGGGGACCGAAAAGCTGAGAGGAGGCCTGGGTCTGGGAGAGCCCCGGGGCCCCGATGCCCCTGCACGGCCCCTCCTGGGTGCCCGCCACGCTTTCCCGTCAAGCAGAGCCAAGTCCAGTGTGAAATCCACAGAGCGCAAAGCTGACCGCGGCTCCAAGACCGACTTGTAAAGAGCAGAATATTCAGGCCTCAAAGGTTCAGCTTTCAGACGGAGAGAGAGACCTCGAGTGTGATCACGGAAACAAACACGTTTCAACCAAAGCTTCACTAACGAGAGGCGGGAGGGAGACCTCAGCAACAGGAGGCGGGAGGGAGACCTCAGCAACAGGAGGCGGGAGGGAGACCTCAGCAACAGGAGGCGGGAGGGAGACCTCAGCAACAGGAGGCGGGAGGGAGACCTCAGCAACAGGAGGCGGGAGGGAGACCTCACTAACGAGAGGCGGGAGTGAAAGCACCGTCGCCGTCAGCTCGGGCCGCCACGAGAAGGTCCCGCAGCCTGGGCGGCCATCCCTGCGGTCACCGGTGTTCCTGGGACGCACGAGCCAAGGTGCCCCCCTCTTCAGGCCGCAGTGCGGGAGAAACAGCGCAGCCCGGCCGCACACGGCATCCTGCCCTGGGACCGAGAGTGGGCTCCAGAGGAACGCGGAAAGCTGGGGCCGCGCCGGGGTTTCACAGGGACAGTGAGCGCCTGGTTCTGGGCCGATTCCCAGCTGTGCAGGTGCTGGCTCAGGCCACAAGGGCCGGCGCTGTGGAGCTGTGCTCTCACCGTGGCTAGGTAGGGGCCCAGGGCGCAGGTGGCTCCCTGAACTGAGCGCAGGACAAATCCAGGGAATGCTACGTCTGCTCAGGTGCGTGTCCGACGCAGGGATCTACTGCAGCCACGCGACCCACGACCAGCCCCGGGAGACGCAGACAGGTGCAGCTCACGTTCGGGAAACCAGGCATATATGAGTCGACCACACACAACAGATGCCACCGTAATTCGAAAACAGTCTTGGTCATATGGTTTTTTTGAGGTAAAAAGCACACTTAAAGGAATCCTTTAGAAAACTCCAGCCCCACAGGCCACAGGCCGCTTTGAGTTCCTGCAAGTGTGGATGACTCTTAGAGGGGCCGGGAGGCGGTGGCGGCTGTGAGGACACCTGGGCAGCACCGGCTCCCGCGGAGGTATTTGAACGACCTCTAAGCCTGGGACTCCACCTAGTCCGGGATTGGATGGAAACTGCTCCAGGCCTTGGGGGCTGCAACCTGGAGCTCCTGAGGGAAGGCGTGTGGTCTGCCCGCCCTTGCTCGGGTGTTAACAAGGAAGCCCCACAGCGCTGCTGGCCCTCGGGCCAGGAGCTTCAGGACCAGCGGCCACACTGACCCTGTAGACGCCCGCAGGCAGAGGCCTCGGGCAGAGGCGCACGCGGGGACCCAGACACGGGCCAGCGACTGGGGAAGGAGAGGCAGCTGCAGACACAGAGCGGCgagtggggaaggagaggcagcTGCAGACACAGAGCGGGGAGTGCGGAAGGAGAGGCAGCTGCAGACCCGCAGGCCCTGAGAGAAGGGTGTGCTCGGTGTCCCCGCGGcccgcccgccactgtgcccccGCGCACCGTGGTCATTGTGCCGCGCCAGGTCGTCCGCATCGATAAGCAGGTCGTGGTCCATGTCCAGCTCCCAGAACTTGCAGTAGATGACGTAGAAATGCTCGTACGAGAAGAATTCGGTCAGCTGGTTGATGTCCGCCTCCTCCTCCAGCAGCGCCACATTCTGCCAAAGGACCCAGGCGGCCTGAGCGCGGGGCCTCTGCGGGGACGCCCCAAGTCCGCCCGGCTGCGGGCGGGGCAGGGAAGGCTGGGCGGGGCCGCTCCGTGGGTAGGGGTGACTGGGCAGCTGGGGCCGGGGGCGCTCCGAGTGGGGGCAACTCTGCGGTGGGGGGAGTTGCAGCATGGGGGTGGCTCCCTAGGCgggcgtgggggtggggggcagctcTGGGAGAGTCAGGGCTCGGCTCCCCCTCAGGGTGGTGCCCAGTACGGCCCCACCCGCCTCCTAGATCAACCGTGGACCCCCAACCGCAGGCGGCGCGGTTCCAGTGCTCACAGGCCTGGGGGTGGGCTGGGAGCgcggtggaggtggaggtggaggtggaggtgggggtgggggtgggagtggggggagggggaaggagggggagggagggaggggggaagggaagggaatggaggtAGGAGGAGTAGGGAcaaggcagggggcagggggcagggggcagggggcagggggccgCTCCGCACCTGCAGGAAGGAGCTCCTCCGCAGCTCGGCACAGGTGATCCTGCCGGACCAGGACCGGT
Proteins encoded in this region:
- the LOC100970249 gene encoding LOW QUALITY PROTEIN: serine/threonine-protein phosphatase 2A regulatory subunit B'' subunit beta (The sequence of the model RefSeq protein was modified relative to this genomic sequence to represent the inferred CDS: substituted 1 base at 1 genomic stop codon); protein product: MPPGKVLQPVLKMKVDELFLYWLSEASTQRMLQDCLRRIKAPGRDQPTAGDGEQPGAWPTAPLAAPRPSGLEPPGTPGPGPALPAGAASSPRNAPHGRGTRRSAGTKVVQTRKEEPLPPATSQSIPTFYFPRGHPQDSINVDAVISKIESTFARFPHERATMDDMGLVHKACGCPLYWKGPLFCGAGGECTGSVSVHKSVAMWRKILQNCHDDTAKFVHLLMSPSCSYLVQEDFVPFLXDVVNTHPGLSFLKEASEFHSRYITTVIQRIFYAVNRSWSGRITCAELRRSSFLQNVALLEEEADINQLTEFFSYEHFYVIYCKFWELDMDHDLLIDADDLARHNDHAISTKMIDKIFSGAVTRGRKVQKEGKISYADFVWFLMSEEDKKTPTSIEYWFRCMDLDGDGALSMFELEYFYEEQCRRLDSMAIEALPFQDCLCQMLDLVKPRTEGKIMLQDLKRCKLANVFFDTFFNIEKYLDHEQKEQISLLRDGDSGGPELSDWEKYAAEEYDILVAEETAEERWEDGPQRCLDVVTVPCAGSVPEPSSVPLLHGLSVPEAELAAVRSLRLGRRGELSGPFWCWAACV